The sequence below is a genomic window from Sander lucioperca isolate FBNREF2018 chromosome 10, SLUC_FBN_1.2, whole genome shotgun sequence.
TAATTTAAGTGTAGAGGAGACGGGCACTAGTTGACAGCAGAGGAACAGAGGACTTAGCAGTCTAAATCTGGTCTGCTCTGTTAGAGCCACAAAGTATTGGAACTCAGTACCAAGCGAGATCAGAGAATGTAACAGCTTTGCTGgttttaaattaaagatgaaatCATGGCTGAAATCAACCCAATTATGTTCCCATCAAGCATAAACCCAAACAGCTAACCTTAATGTTGTGAAGTCCTGTTGTAGTGGTGTTTtaatgttgttattgttgttgtttaaatGTCTTCATGTTGTGGTTCTTGTTGTCAAAgtggtgtttttgtgttttggttttttgttgttgtagtggGCGAGTTTTAATACTGTGAAATTTGATTGTTGTCCTttactgttgtgttagcattttTATACTCCAGTGTTAGGTTTCCCTTCTGACAGAGATGTTATCCTCTGtttcctgcccagggactacagatgaaaattaaCTCTGGTACTGCTAAGGagctgtgcattgtccctgtcaaataaataaataaaataaatctctTCCTTGGTCAATAGTGTGACATGTAATGAGCCCTTTTAGATAATTTTTTGTAATGAATCCCTGAAAACTTGTGAAATATAAATAGTGACACTATGCCCTCCCTCCATGCCTTCTTCACTGGTAAGGTGCACACAAGGCTTGCTTGTCTCTTTCATGTAATCATTGCTTCCTGTCATTCACTTAATCCTCAttactctttttttctcataGAGGAGGGGCTCATGTCCTATAATTAATTTCTAGATCACTGTGATAGAAAAGGGGACACTAACATACTCATAAGCTTTGTCCTCATGTCTTAAATATTGAGTTGGATCTTTCTTGTCATTGCTCCATAAAGCACTTAAAGAAAGTCTTGTTTTTGTCAACCAGTTTTATTATAAGTTTACATAAGAGACAATATATGAAATAGTAGCAGGAGGAAGCCAACCTACTTACTTCATATTGACGAGAAAGCTTATTTTAACAGTTTGTGCACCTACCTCTCCTTGTCTGCCTACGCTGATCTGGTCATCTGTGACTGTGTGCGGTCTTTAAGTGGCATCAGGCTGCTTATAGCAGAACAGGGCTCTGTGAAATCGCCAAGGACATGGGCATCCTTGATCTGAAGCTGCGTAGCAACAAGAGGATGAGAGGGAGCAATCAGAGACACGGGTGAACAGGGCTGTCATGTTGAATTAACGGAGAACTGTACAACCCCGCAGAGAAAGATTACCCCGGGCACTAATGGAAGACTTGTCAGACTatccttctctcttcttcagGGCTTGCCTTTTTTATCGCATCCTCCctctaaattttttttaatatctcaCACAATCCTTTTAGTTCACTCTTTTAACATCTCCTTCCTGTCTTATTTTGTACTCACCTTCTTCCTAATGCTCTCCTAATCCCCAAGGTAAGGCCAAGGAAGCAAGAATAGAAAAATGAAAAGTTTCTCTGAGGGCAGAGGCCAGGGTTGTCCCTTTTACCTCTCATATGTCTGTCCTCTACTCCTGTATCCTTCCCTCGATCCTGTCTCGCGTGTTGTCTGGGCGAGATGGAGAGTTGGACTTCAGTGGCAGGAGCCTTTGGTCCTCTCAGTGCCCAATTATACTGAGATCACAGGAATGGATGTGTTGGCATCTGTGCATTTAGCAACTTGGGcagggaacacacacacgcacaatccCAGTAGACTCTACTGAGTAGAGGTATAAGCTTGCAgattaacgtgtgtgtgtgtgtgtgtgtgtgtgtgtgtgtgtgtgtgtgtgtgtgtgtgtgtgtgtgtgtgtgtgtgtgtgtgtgtgagtgagactaTATTcttggggtccaaaaaccggggaatacagtatacttgtggggtctgcacagccttgtggggcccaaaatgctggaccccacacgattaaagggctgtttgagggttaagacttggttttaggattagggttagaattaggttatggttagggtgagggtaagggttaaggttaggcatttagttgtgatgattaaggttagggtaaggggctagggaatgcattatgtcaatgacgggtccccacaaagatagtgaaacaaacgtgtgtgtgtgtgtgtgtgtgtgtgtgtgtgtgtgtgtgtgtgtgtgtgtgtacgtgtgtaccCACTCATCTCTTGGGCCATTTGTTGTGAGCCCTTCGCTTTTTGTATGCAGGCAGATGATGAACTGCCAGACACCTGTCCATGGATTCTGGCATATATTGACACTCGCTGGCAACAATGGCTGTTGTTCACACACAgttgcgcacgcacacacatttgcTGATTTGTACAAACCCACACTGACCGAAACAGTGCTTgaactcacacactcacttgtCAGCGGTCTCACTCTTAAGATTTATTGTGACAAGTACGGCTTTAAGACAGCACTGCTGTAGCTGctacttttttttcatactgAATCACTGGTTGGTGAGgcaacatacaaacatacacacactgtgctTTTTCTGGCATTGTGAATGGAGAGCTGTCACTTTCACTGCCAGCCCTGTCATAGCTTGTCAAAAAGGTGTTTGGAGAAGATAAAGACAGAGGAGGAAAGGACAAATGCAAGGTGGAAGGAATATTTTGTTTGTCAAGTTTTGATGCCTTTCTCACATTTTAAGGTCACTGCATTGCAGCTGTGAAGTAAAGCACTTGCCTTAGGTTGGCATAAGAATAGTAAACACTTTACTTGACTGTAGCAACAcgaaaaagagaaacaaagtatTCTGAAAGTAAGTTTGCTTTGGTAGACAATCCCTGTAAATCCACACCATCCCCTTGCCTTTGTCTTTTTCCTTCATACACAGCAAAGTAGGACATGTGGGCACTTTTGTTATTACCGTAtaagaataaagaaaatgaaGGTTACTGTGAGGACAGCTCATTCTCCCTTTGTCTAGACAGTAAGCCAGAAAGCAGACAGATGACATCAGAGGGACACATCATTTTCATAACTTTTCATCCTTGCTGCTTAATGTCTACCCCCACGCATCTCTCTCCCACtacatttctttctctctctgtcactcaacCTCTTTGTTTTATTGTGGTCGCTGTTGTTTCTCATACATTTAACAACATGTAATATATTCACTGTGAAAGTAAGTGTTTTTATATTCATAAATTCCCCCCTCCATTCCCATGTCTTCTGTCTGGCGCAGCCCTATCTGAAGAGCTGGTCCCAGGACCTTGGTGTCCCCATCCTGTCAGTGGACTACTCTCTGGCCCCTGAGGCCCCCTTCCCAAGGGCCCTGGAGGAGTGTTTCTATGCCTACTGCTGGGCTCTGAGAAACCACCACCTACTAGGTACACATAAATCACACAGCATTGTTTATTTTGGAGTGCTGGCTTTTTTAGCTCCCctatacattttctgtttaattATTAAAGTAGTTGGAAAAGTATATGCAGTTGAAATGCTAAATACATTAGGCAGGTAAAAGAAAGTAGATTTATTTTACTTAATGAGCAGGCATAACAAAAGGGGTCAAACTCACTCATTTCAGAGTGAAGGTGTCCTGTGGACTGCTTCTGTAAATCCTCGCCAACGTTTACCAATTCCCTGTACCCCTCAAGAGAATTCATCACTTTGCAAGTAATCTTGCTGCAGCACAATGTCTTGCACTTTACCCTGTGTTCTGCAAAATCACACAAATTATGATGCTCGATATTCAGGCAGACAACAAAAGACATCTGGTCGATTTGGGGTACATCCGCCCGCTGAAGCACGCTGTGTCAAATTAACAGTGATCGCAGTGCAATATGTTTGTGCTGTAGTGTACAAGAAAACAATATCACGGCCATGAGGCAGACAGCGAGACAACACCCCCTTAAAGCAGCCACATATTCAGCAGTGTTATGGTGGAGAAGAGAGATCCTGTTACTTGATTTGGGTCACACTGCTTTTTCTTGCACCACAGTGCATTTTCTCTTAGATGTCTCATTTCATTTTATGTTCCACTTTTCTATGTTTTCCCATTGttttctttccctctttttCTTCACCGCTATCATCACTGTCCTATTTTTATCTCTCCAGGCTGGACCGGAGAGAAAGTGTGTCTGGCTGGTGACAGTGCGGGAGGCAACTTGTCTGTGACGACATCAATGCGCGCTGCTGCCTTTGGTGTGCGAATGCCAGATGGCATCGTGGCAGTCTACCCGGCTACCCTGCTGACCGCCTACGCATCTCCCTCCCGTCTGCTAACACTTATGGATCCCCTGCTGCCGCTCAGTGTGCTCTCCAGGTGTCTCAGCGCCTACGctggtaaatgtgtgtgtgtgtgtgtgggtgtttaaaaaagaaaatctggtCTGGATTTTTCATTTATCTGGTGGAGTTGAGAATTAAGTTTACGTCTATTTTCCTCcattttattgcatgtctcTGCTGCTCCACATTATACATATATTCTTAACATAATGGGCTTCACTGTTGTTGATGCCAGACtcgtttgacaaaaacagtacttttccctcgcagaacacgggagtttgTGGTCCATCGATGCCTCgatcagtttgtttgtgttattgtgtgactttggtgaattCAAACTAACCCTTCAGAACACCAAagtatggataagtacctcattcAATCCCACTTCAAaggtgtgttttcttttgcagtgctggaacagttattttcattatcaattaagaTATTCTATtccatttaaatatatatataaataattccgtctaaacatattttttttaattaatgagTCTGACCACCAGCTAAAATACTAAAAAGCTACATTTAAATAGATTTTGTGTCAATGAAACTAATGTCTGTTTTAGGACAGTAATAACAATCTTATTAATCATGAAACTATTTTGCTCTCATCTTGGATGTCACTGTTCCTTATGTAGTACACAATGTGTATAATATAAGAAATTGTAATCATAAATCTTTATTGATTTTATTCTAGCCGTATTGTATTGTGTCTGAAATAACTCAAACTTATTAGGATATAGATTGTTTTTCATGTGTTGTCAAAAATGCATGTAAAAAGCAGAACACTTACAAGTCTTTTGATAAATTGTTGTCTCACAAGAAAAGGAGGACCGTAATTTGCAACATATGCTAAATTCTGACAGAGATATTGTTTATCCTGTGTCGCCTTTCAATAACTGAACTAAAACACTAATCATTTTCTACTTACTCCTACACTCATCACGTGTATTGCTATCTGTGATACAAATTGCTATGTTGCAGTATTGAACCAACAACTGTCATTTTTTTCTACTTAACTCACTATTATGCCTTTCCTGTTATTTCTTTCCCATCCTTTCTGTTGTTACTCATTCATGCTTATTCAAGAATAACAAAACCACTTTTTATCTCTCTTGTACATCGATCTTCTATCAGCTATCCTACTAAGCCTTCCTCCATGTCTCCTTCTCCAGGTGCTGACCCGCAAACCGAGACACAGATAGAGAAGGCGAGCACGATGAGCATGGTGAGGAGAGACACAGCTCTGCTGCTCAGAGATTTCCGACAGGGAGCCTCCAACTGGATCCACTCTCTGCTGGATTCCAACAGAGCCTCAGCCTCCCCCAGTACAGCTGCAGAGGCGCCACCAGGAGCCACTGGTATACCActgactgtgactgtgtgtatgggtgtgtttaTGCATGCATTCAGGTGGGAACGCTGGATGAGATGTGGTGCTTTGATCGCATCTATCTgctgaaaggtgtgtgtgtgtgtgtgtgtgtgtgtgtgtgtgtgtgtgtgtgtgtgacattttcAGCATCTTCATTAGGCCAATTTTGAGTGCAACAACATCAACTGCCCCAAAGTTCATTTACACTCCATATGGAGGAGGTTATTGATATGGATCTCCTTTATTCAGCATTCAACTAACCAATTACTGCTTTATCCTACCTTGTTAGGTAACACTCCTGTAGCCCATTCATATCAATTCACCTCTTTGGAGCAGCAGGGCTTTGACAGTAATTGTTAATTGTAGCCACCGTAAATCTAGTGGCGAATCGTAATTTCCCTGGTGTCCCCTTAGTTAGGTGACACCCCCACAGCTGCAAGCCCAAACTAATGAGAATGTCATTGGTGGGTGTACATTATTAAAAGGCCATCATGGTGCTGAGATGGTTCATTATTAAAGAGATGGGAGATCGGTGGCGTTTTGTGAAGAGACTAGCCATGACGACTCTTACAGCTGTGTTTTGACGGCTCAGGGCGGGCGGATGATATCACCGTGCCAGCACTGTTTGAATTTCCTCCACCCACTTCTCTATTCTTCCTGATACATCCCAATTTGCATTTTATGCTTTTAGCTGTTGGCTGTCAACCAGAGGACATATGATAAGTGGAAACGGTAGAATAAGTAAAAGTGATTGTGTACTACTAGGTGTGTATTTTTTCCTGTCCTCCAGCTGCCATTGACCCCAAGTCTGTATACTTTACACATCATATAATTAAGCTTTAGCGTTAGTTAATGCAGGACACTGAAGTCATACGCCCGCTGATTATATTATCATTCctatcagacacacaccaatcacagccattctcACATCAAGGCGGTCCCTTTTAAATGTGACTCTCTCCTCACTGGTCCCTGCTACACTGACGCTGCTTCactcactgctgctgctagcaATGTTTTGCCTCCACCACCCTAGCCTCCACCTTCCTAGTTCAGAGTCCTAACATGACTCAAAGTTTAAAAAGGGTTTtcaatgtctttcttttggctCCCTCTTTTTTTTACCCAGGGGGGTTTCTGCATGGTGCTCCCTGTTTCagcttagcatgctgcttggctgGTCCAGGGAGCATTATCAAGAGCGGAGCCATCAGCGCCAAGCataactgtatttccatttgttgcaataaatggttaaatctatgacgagagtgttcctgactgaaCTGCACTTTGTGTGgttaatagtttttttattgacttatttttgttttgtttgtttctcttttgttgtttctctgaaacatttagttttgttttgccAAATGCCTCAATTATTATTTCCCCTTCTCTCCATCTTGTTTCTTAGACACAGTGAGGAAGAGCATTTCAGAGGCGTCCATCTCTTCTCGTCACGCAGACCCCCCTGTAGCCTCCGAGACCTCGGAGTTTCCCTCCAGGAATCTATCTGTTAAGAGTCAGACTTGCCAGGACTTGGGATCCCACAACAATTCCACTTCTCACAGTGCACCGTTGCTCAATGAGCGCACTGTACGTCACGCTTGAACATGTTTATGTTGAGATTGACATGCTCTCAGTTGATGCTCTTATCCAGAAGAAGTTAACAGCATTAAATGGCTAAGGGCTGTTACTTAAAAGAACACTCAGCTGTTAGTGGGGATTGTTGTGGGAATTTAACCTGTGATGATGGGAAGGTCTGTACTTTGATGATAATTATTGCACCATTGCAGTGAAGAGAAATCACACCAGCCTCCAACCTATGATCAGGTTATCTTTGCTTTCAGACAGCTTGCAATAAAACGATTTAGCCTACAGCTATAGCCTTTTTAAGAGGCTCAACAGTTTATCAACGTTGAGACATTTTGGCCCTCTATCGTACAATGTTGTATACCCTGCAGTGATGTGCATGTTTCATCTCGATGAACTCAGCTGAGATTATGTCACCCATGCCTAATGAACAGATTTGGCTTTAAAATGCTGACTGAATATCAAAACGTTTTGGTTGTGCAGGTACCAGTTAGGTATTGCAGATTATCCTCGCATGTATTTTCACACAGGCAGAATGGATTAGTGGCTGGCTTGGGAAAAATAGCAAGCAGTGTTGACGCAAGATTTTAAATATGCTTTTCCTCCTTAAAATGGGGATTGTTCAGCCAAGACTCTCAGGCATCGAGCCAAGGTTTAGAAGATCTTCACAAGGacaaagtgctgtgtgtgtatttgtaatcAAGTTTGCCTGTCTAATATTTTATGCCTTTCTTCTTATTTCCTCAACATTACCTTCACTGTCAACTCAGTGCTGTCTAACCTCTCCTGAATTATTTCTTATCTCTTTTTTATGTAGCCAGAAGATGTGAATTTCTTCCTCTCCAAGGATGTGGATCCCGCCGTGTCCAGCGACCTGTTTTCAGTAGCTTTACCACCCCCTGCTGTAGAGGAGGGATTAGAGCTGGAGCACCCTGTGGAGTTCCCCTTGGGATTTGAGCCACTGCGCTCAGAGAAGCCATCTAAAATGAGGTTGCACAGCTCTCCAGTGTTCAAGGATCCGTTCTGCTCTCCTCTGCTGGCTCCTGATAGCATGCTGAAAGGGCTGCCACCTGTACACATAGTGGTAAGGAGAAGCAACCGTGTGAATGATTGACAGGATAATGGTAGGTAAATGGGAAATTATACAGTTAAATACACAGAGGTTAAAGGTTGCTCACTCAAATCAAGTGTCAAGCTGTCAATTATTACATTAAAGGGCTTTTGATGCCCTTGCAACTGTCTACATTTGGTTGCATGTATGATCCTCTATGAGAAAGCTAATCATTCATACGGTATGTTTCTTCAACAAGTTTTCAACTTAGCGGCTATGATGTTGTTAGAGCTTGCAGGAGCAGACCTGGATAAGGATTGTTTGTTTATGATGGTGAAGAAGAGAAGGGAGGAGCAGAGAGAAGGTTTAGGAGGTAAAACCATGCAAAAATGTTAAGAGCTAAATTACCGAGGACTGTACAATGCTTACATCAGAGTGAGATGGAGTGTGATGGGAGAGATGGGAAGGTTGAAGCCTGTTCTCTTATGTGAGAAGggtgttaaaatgaaaatgaagaaattgCTGCTGATTTTTAAGTGGCTAGAGTGAGTCAGCGAGAATGTAAAGAAAGCGGGGACAAAAGAGACTGGGATGCTTGGCTTCCTTTTCTTCATCCCTTAATTAAGATTCTTGACATGTCTGAAGGGAATCCTAATTTGCTTTTCACCACCCCTTTCCCTCCCTCTCgcttcttctctctcccctctcaggCTTGTGCATTAGACCCCATGCTGGATGACTCTGTGATGTTTGCCAAGCGTTTGAGGAACATAAACCAGCCTGTCACTCTGTGCGTGGTGGACGACCTCCCCCATGGCTTCCTCAGCCTATCGCAGCTCTGCAGCGACACGAAGGAGGCAGCCAACGTCTGCGTGGAGAGAATTCGCGCCGTCTTCACTCAGAAGGACACACCACCAGAGCCACGCAAGCACCGCAAGCTGGAAAGGACCGATAGGGGTGTATCGGCTTCTCCTGGGGAAGATGGTTCTCTCTTCGTAGGCCCCATAGAGAGAGGGGAGCTAGCTGTCAGGAGAGGGACTAGAATTGCTGATGGGGAGGGCTTAGTTGCTGTGGCAGCCCAGAACAACACTGACACTGTTGGTATTGGGCCTTAAATAAGGTTAGATAAAAAAGCAGTTTACCCGAGGAGTGAAGGGACAAAGAGTAAATGAAAGTCAGACAAATTTAGGCAGTGCAATGCctaaaagggagagagaaagcaTCCTGAAAAACCGAAAGGGggaatactgtgtgtgtgtgtgtgtgtgtgtgtggcagtctAATTttgagagacaaaaaaaataggAGGAGCACTGAAATACAACTTCCTCTGCTTTACAATCACTTGCATTACTTGCCCGTGCACCATCATGCACCGAGGCAAAGCTGGCAGTCAAAACGAACACACCCACAAAAGACTTTTAGACTATTTTAGAATAAAATGGTAATTTACCAACTACTTGGATCAAAGACTAGCACTCACCCACACATGCAGCACACATACTTAACAGAGTTGCCATTCGGCAGCGGACGCTCGGACATAAAGCAGCGGAGAAGATACTTAAGACGAGGCCTGAATGGGTGATTCATCTAGGCTAAGGCAGTCATTTTAGGCACTAATCAGATAGTGGTAGGCACACTATATGCTCAGTATAGAGTCATCCCCATCAAAATGTCCACTTGTACTTTAGGAAGCCACTCTAAATCACACTTAATAACTCCACATTGTGTTATCTATTACGCCAGTTTGGCAGTCAATACAGCTCACTTTGTGGATAGTAACTCTGTTGACTCTCTCTCAAATAGAATTACAACACTTAAGAGAACAGACTGAAAGGCTCTAAACTGGATGAATTGATGTACTTGAGATAATGTTGCAGTTTTTAATCATATCATTAACCCTATGCAGtacttttgttatttatatCCTTTTTTATTTCTAGATTTTAATCCTTGAATCATTACAGGTTTGTTGTTGATACACcatattgtttgtttaatgtaATCATATGCtgtttattcaacatttttgaatGTGCTCAATATTTACCTCTGCTTCTTTGGCACAACCGCTCCGACATCCCTGGCCTTTCCCATTAAACTCCTCTCTGAAATGCATACTGATAGGATAGAATAAATGTACAACATTATTACACAGGGACACAGTACCCTATCTAGATGCTGCCTGGGGCTTTTTGTTGTGTCGATATTACTAATGCAAAGATTGCATTTTATTAATTGCTACATTAAAATTTGTGGAGATGCACTGAGATGCATTATTTTCTGAAGACCAAGTACTTGCTTAAAGACGTGGGAACCAGCTTTATTAGTCTAAGAACAGTCCTAGCATTTAGATGGCTGAAAGGGGCTAAATGTTCTAATTGTTATTATTTCAATACTTCAATTGGTCAACATTCTCCTTCTGCAGAAGTAAGAGAGAAAGGGGCAGCAAAAAGCCCTTAGCTAAACTCCACGGCACTGATTCCCTCTCAGGTTGTCCCCGTTCCTCGCCAGGTGATATTGCTCACTACTTACTGTGCTCTGCACAGTATGCAGTGTGTCAAAGTACCACTTCTCTTGAGTCAGGGGACTTCCTGCCTGACAATCTGTTTCTACAAATCAGAGGCTTTTAGGCAAAACTAGAGGACCCTGACCAAGAAAAGAGATTGTAAGAGTGCTGTGTAAAAGCCACCAAACTTGTATTAAGTCAACTAAAAGTGGCTGGTGGACCAGATGTTTTTGCTTTCCACCATCACATTCATGGTTGACTTTGTTTTGGATAACCTGACGGCACTCCTCTGAGCGTATTGCCACCGAAGCACTTGAAAGTACACAAAAATGTCCTTCGGAGGTTCAGTCCCTCTATCAGGTCCAACTAAATATAGATGCCAACAATGCTGGCACTGTCCTGCCCTTGCCTGGTAACAGGACTAGGGTTGCCAGGTCTGTAGAGAGGGATGCTGTGTGATGAATAGGATTTAACTGAAGCTCCGAGTGCAAAATCCTCCCCCCGTAGAAGAGCAGGATTTTCAGCAGCAAAGTCATGCTACAGGATTAGACCATGCTCAGTTCTGTCAGCTTGGAGTACTTACTGCAATATTTTTAGTCAGATTGATGGAAAGAACCAGGACCGTGAAGAGGAAGAAAGTAATGCACTCATCCTCTCCGAGATACTGGGCTGAAGTTTGTACTTGCTTTACTAGCCGCTGTTTATGCTCACACTGCACTTTTGCAGTAGTTAGGCGATCCGTGCAAGTGTATTTTAAGCTTGTATACgtgtcactgttttttttgtgtgtggaatGTGGAAATTCAATTGATCACGCTAGTCTCTGTGGTGTGAGGAACACAAGCTCATGTCATATGTTCACATAAAAACACGTTTGGCACTTTACAGTCAGGAGACTATTCATAGTATTAATCATCTGTAGCTGAGAGCAACCTCAAACCACTATGGGACAATGTCTTTTGTCTGTGATATCGACTTGACTCCATTAATCTTGTAAAACACTACCGCCTGAAACCCAGCAGGGTTGATTGACCATTTGTATCAAGTGAGCTActactaaactttattttttaaatgtgtcaaATTCACCCACTTGCTGTTTATTGACCTCTGTATGCCTCTTACCCTTGACGACCACTCATGCATCAAGTTAACCTGACTGCAGGAGATGTACCAGAGAGTCCATCTGGTGTTTTGGACAAATAGGTTTGCAGTGTTACCTTTTTTAGTTTTCCCAATTCCTTGCATTTGTGTGGCTCTTACATTAGTGTTGCTGCTTCATAGCGTCTTAATTGTTATTCTTTCACTGACCAACTTTATTATCACAAATTGTCCTTGTGAGTACAAGCTAGTTGTAGTAGTTTAGTGTAATGGTGCTTTTTTTGTCGTTCAATTATCAGGTTGTACAGCAAACTTCCTAAGTTTTACTCTTCCAAAACTCTTTTTacttgagattttttttttgctgcaggcTTATTTCGTCAAAGTGCAATACTTCTACAAACGTGAGCTAGCTGCTTCAACATTTACAGTAAAGCTATGCAGTTACACATCACAGTCTGTTTCCTCAGTCagaaatgctgtgatgctgtttATTGTTGTGTAATGTGTTTGAATCTCCTCAAGGTTGTTGGCATACCAACCTACATACCACAGCACTTTTTTTTGAACTTCCTGGAAACCTCAAAAGCATCAATGCGTTGATGCGACTGACCTCAATACTAATTTGATTAATAAGTTAGATCTTCTAAATGTATTGTTAGTTTCAAAACGGAACCAAATACTGCAGCCAAAGTCTTGTAACAGATGTGTTGTTCTTGCCGTTTAGTGTTTGCTGGTGTCAATGCAGGTGCTAGTCAGTGCCATAGCTTGTCTGCACTTCATATGCAAATTGCTCTGAACTGTAAAATGTAATTCTGATGTAGAATATAattagcctttaaaaaaaaaaaaaaaaaaaaaaaagccatagactGGAAACAAAGCTGTCTTAAATTAAATTTTCTTTTATTCAAAACGCCACAAGTGCAAACctgtgaataaaaaaagaatgtatATTAAACATTATATGATTCATGtagatatttttactttcagATTTGTTAattagattgattgattgattgattgattgatttgacTGCATTTTCTTTGCAGGTTTCATACTACAGAGTTGTGTCCGATATGCCACGAGTAGGCTGGTTTCTTCCTTTGTTGATTTGtatctaaataaatatattctccCATGAATCGCTGTTGTGTTCGAGAATCATCCATTTCTTTGCATTGATCGAAAGAGAACGAAAGGTTAGCTAAAAGTCACTGAGAATAAGGAAATATAGATTATAATTCAATCTAGCTGGTCAGATCTTGGCTTTTGattcttttttatgtatttgtgaATATTAAAAACTCAATTGAATTTTACCCAAATATTGAAAGTCAGGACTTGGGGAAAGGTCAAATacaagtttgacattttgtgaaatgtaTAAAGTGTCAGATCAAATCTTAAAAACACACTGCAGAGAGCTCTGTGATATTATTCCTTTATCATTTCTCTACACAAAGATGGAAAGTAACCAAGTACTGTAAGTATAGTTTTTTGTACTACTAGtacttttatttccatttgatgcTACTTTATAGTTTTACTCCACAGCATTTCTGAGGACA
It includes:
- the lipeb gene encoding hormone-sensitive lipase isoform X2, coding for MASNKKSGGSSRFEKGVNGRRLSKHKEGLVVSAADTDRTHPNREETDKDRALNSDVVMDTKAVFAALYSVCEENATFFSGGAKGSQGDAARRLVDTMKLIKEHARSLEPVISGFAAVYHHYDFDPHIPANGYRSLVKVVRCCLLHIIQKGRYITANRRSIFFRVAHNAGEMEAYCNALCQLRALLYLAQRMLHDNSHGNLFFQDESGLSESFVREYSSMHKGCFYGRCLGFQFSPGIRPCLQTIAIGLVAFGENYKRHQSGIGVAASSFFTSGKYAIDPELRGAEFERITQNLDVHFWKAFWNITETEVLSSLASMTSTQVKVNRTLSVPAVPFDLPLAANHRASVTIAPPSAHIGTAPVQMRLISYDLREGQDSEALLSLARAEGGAISLSLGLKTKRLPSSPCLLIHFHGGGFVAQTSKSHEPYLKSWSQDLGVPILSVDYSLAPEAPFPRALEECFYAYCWALRNHHLLGWTGEKVCLAGDSAGGNLSVTTSMRAAAFGVRMPDGIVAVYPATLLTAYASPSRLLTLMDPLLPLSVLSRCLSAYAGADPQTETQIEKASTMSMVRRDTALLLRDFRQGASNWIHSLLDSNRASASPSTAAEAPPGATDTVRKSISEASISSRHADPPVASETSEFPSRNLSVKSQTCQDLGSHNNSTSHSAPLLNERTPEDVNFFLSKDVDPAVSSDLFSVALPPPAVEEGLELEHPVEFPLGFEPLRSEKPSKMRLHSSPVFKDPFCSPLLAPDSMLKGLPPVHIVACALDPMLDDSVMFAKRLRNINQPVTLCVVDDLPHGFLSLSQLCSDTKEAANVCVERIRAVFTQKDTPPEPRKHRKLERTDRGVSASPGEDGSLFVGPIERGELAVRRGTRIADGEGLVAVAAQNNTDTVGIGP
- the lipeb gene encoding hormone-sensitive lipase isoform X1, coding for MASNKKSGGSSRFEKGVNGRRLSKHKEGLVVSAADTDRTHPNREETDKDRALNSDVVMDTKAVFAALYSVCEENATFFSGGAKGSQGDAARRLVDTMKLIKEHARSLEPVISGFAAVYHHYDFDPHIPANGYRSLVKVVRCCLLHIIQKGRYITANRRSIFFRVAHNAGEMEAYCNALCQLRALLYLAQRMLHDNSHGNLFFQDESGLSESFVREYSSMHKGCFYGRCLGFQFSPGIRPCLQTIAIGLVAFGENYKRHQSGIVEAGGVAPYGVAASSFFTSGKYAIDPELRGAEFERITQNLDVHFWKAFWNITETEVLSSLASMTSTQVKVNRTLSVPAVPFDLPLAANHRASVTIAPPSAHIGTAPVQMRLISYDLREGQDSEALLSLARAEGGAISLSLGLKTKRLPSSPCLLIHFHGGGFVAQTSKSHEPYLKSWSQDLGVPILSVDYSLAPEAPFPRALEECFYAYCWALRNHHLLGWTGEKVCLAGDSAGGNLSVTTSMRAAAFGVRMPDGIVAVYPATLLTAYASPSRLLTLMDPLLPLSVLSRCLSAYAGADPQTETQIEKASTMSMVRRDTALLLRDFRQGASNWIHSLLDSNRASASPSTAAEAPPGATDTVRKSISEASISSRHADPPVASETSEFPSRNLSVKSQTCQDLGSHNNSTSHSAPLLNERTPEDVNFFLSKDVDPAVSSDLFSVALPPPAVEEGLELEHPVEFPLGFEPLRSEKPSKMRLHSSPVFKDPFCSPLLAPDSMLKGLPPVHIVACALDPMLDDSVMFAKRLRNINQPVTLCVVDDLPHGFLSLSQLCSDTKEAANVCVERIRAVFTQKDTPPEPRKHRKLERTDRGVSASPGEDGSLFVGPIERGELAVRRGTRIADGEGLVAVAAQNNTDTVGIGP